The Neodiprion fabricii isolate iyNeoFabr1 chromosome 4, iyNeoFabr1.1, whole genome shotgun sequence genome window below encodes:
- the LOC124180161 gene encoding uncharacterized protein LOC124180161 isoform X7 has protein sequence MADSPNASPQVHVGPSPLLVGHASPPPPAPNNANQRESLPAPSRGPRTLLLRRGENGFGFTLRHFIVYPPESCYQMLPGHERARIDEPMDTIFVKQVRANSPASEAGLRTGDRVASVDGVPTRGEQYARVVQRIQQAGPWLRLIVVSKDDDILQRYFGETAHNPETNQRPRLRSPDRTSQKQRRSTSMIPGPTPRSRQSWVCSPPGSENQGTTLHPYKQQREEVYKDTKMLAPTQRRPLEAHNQETLYDHPERPQRRQKEQQNQIPQPFRQPPDSRFDLYDRTRPESIYSRPSNTEQIYDRIKDPIYERVRPSDVISKSLDQYPMSRAEPQVPIYRPGRRVVSRRASEGSGMASEVESQAYGSMDALKSSTPGSRLSMESRRDSSPASKESLSSYDSNSTLTGNEYSDDSVIMNRLRRSFEQKEEFLRRPSQPIGWLTPEEESKRIQREFYARPQKLQRQVWPPNEQQASRRQHSPTRNSVERNTRAPKPTNQSLQRVRGDLDSETEYSNQLDGENDDDVDDNDDDDEDDGDQPGIEEIQAKRDQFYSSLYDSNGQFVKENHFKYGPPVAGNNGNKINNDAQFRSSNTRSGNKAAFVTTLSRIHENVTSNQQGGGQDLRNGTSSLPSSPGPEKKNNDKFSVPPQGLQIVSRRAKQFESGRLLSDDDEPTSDRTNLYKSELSRLSSKRSVPNVAVRKREFESKAEAREPRRIPAHRESKSLESGRELSGNRVIPVGSKYIHCEPPAGYREIREMPAMETESMHLRARSNSAESWEAANSTSRRNARHTWQTEVEEEDAKRNKAKRQDSYLQAVKAQLERAPQQSLMRRQDAIREGNADVDGQQVSKTEDPNDPLFPTPILDLNQNSETNKTTPNIIVSSPQPVRPNQLSISNPLRPSESPENGSGFLTPADTDVETPEGISQILVPAPVPSPTNGVVIRRQKCSKAQQNNDEDRATRRVSYLKATWSERMHVDSDLELSDSEPVLALRSNSIAGGHSNSSGTVSLKDAEPVEREGPLHVKYTVLEGKRSTDRSWKQVWGVLRGPILYFYKDRHSQSPSSTGDGDAGQNVDVRCSLVDVAEDYTKRKHVLRVANPAAEVLLQSEDAASMALWLRALHKHAATEKSSDTATSTSKQQAVPQTPGPTTPSATAQGSQRSSPLPSHKGIRKFTSFRNRSPTGQSPVNKTRKPSQTMENLPSPKSKTWKGRVAKQLRRMHGQAESPSSPTSQLPPEGATFKIPLELCRPSTFSEYVPLIVEMCTRIVEERGLEVIGIYRVPGNTAAISQLTESVNKGFQNINLQDPRWSDVNVISSLLKSFFRQLPDSLLTADLYPMFIDADKIEDPQRRMATIRKLLRDLPEHHFETLKYLLFHLKKIVEHSEVNKMEAKNLAIVFGPTLVRASGSRDNMVTMVTDMSHQCRIVESLLNNVDWFFSEEDLDDLSRLSVNLSLPADGSEVEPTSIINHNLLLNNIHKVEGMREMVSARDIVSSIISAANRKIQRRRKGQDEPDNEEHDDDKSRTQQQVENSAASRQSMAMAERQCTVSEMVSMHENKSQSNQSASSSDSNTNFSGNSSATNSTLTQPKYSTSQQIGTTTSSESPRISDDVSQSTFDTISNISNFSNDTKQSNDEVAIRTYAGLSATTQERIRKFEQETKAMLQRDQPRQRREAEKREEERKRIEMEWQLAKQEMENDDLLDNIVVGAVTPTFFTERLSSSNTRLSGRSIDVNDSCNQSRTTATARILPISVAVQQQPTSQQKAQASSQLSSILGEKMNNGVVKKFKTDKEPSMDSLYLPPARYGSLDSLHEVHSHTSLSPSHQHRGLPGDVSDDGSDLLTSLTSTFDRKWKSLVNPPSQLTPSDPPPNKRDSSCNNCSTNHQPAEVYRDPSLHKTSTGDKIRPPHTKNDIPEKDTDSSVISDPTTPDNDRTIRNKLPETNITVNLLPENNTVIDAAEKDENPKKSNSKTDVSDLPYSSKVKRFESISKVEKPKIQSGNAGLACSSDTKLDEAKCPDTDDVDTSYSNKLQKFESLSKSNSDTRSRLKRSESLNKKSDNVTSKLKRSESLNKHSDRLASPTNSKLKRSESLNKHSDRSESPNSKLKRSESLTKTEKTECNISKRRQSVRKEGATKLKRKNGMPERSIKRRHTVGGTKDFDKVHWLDNKLQTEAEKVIKNDSKPTKSQLRTSSPDLSSNRVNVADTSFLIEVSFRGPSNVVFNVTNARPQSLPDANLASKVFKVPLESHV, from the exons GGACCGAGTCCGTTATTG GTTGGCCACGCATCGCCACCTCCGCCAGCACCGAATAACGCCAACCAACGAGAAAGCTTGCCGGCTCCGTCCCGTGGACCGAGaactcttcttcttcgacgTGGTGAAAATGGCTTCGGATTCACTCTGCGACACTTCATCGTCTACCCGCCCGAGTCCTGCTAC CAGATGTTACCGGGACACGAGCGGGCCAGGATTGACGAGCCGATGGACACGATCTTCGTGAAACAGGTACGCGCCAATTCTCCGGCATCGGAAGCCGGGCTTCGGACAGGGGATCGAGTCGCGTCCGTCGACGGGGTGCCGACGAGGGGCGAGCAGTACGCTCGCGTGGTCCAGAGGATACAGCAGGCGGGTCCTTGGCTACGTCTAATCGTCGTTTCCAAGGACGACGACATTTTGCAACGG TATTTTGGTGAAACGGCACACAATCCCGAAACGAATCAACGACCTCGACTTCGCTCGCCGGACAGAACGTCGCAGAAGCAAAGGAGATCGACGAGCATGATACCAGGTCCGACACCCAGGAGCCGACAATCCTGGGTCTGTTCTCCAccgggttccgaaaaccaaggTACAACCCTTCATCCGTACAAACAACAGAGAGAAGAAGTCTACAAGGATACTAAAATGCTAGCACCGACCCAGCGGAGGCCTCTGGAGGCTCACAATCAGGAGACGCTCTACGACCATCCGGAGCGACCGCAGAGACGGCAGAAAGAACAGCAAAATCAAATTCCCCAGCCGTTCAGGCAGCCGCCGGATTCGAGATTTGACTTGTACGACAGAACGAGGCCCGAGTCGATATACTCGAGGCCGTCGAACACCGAGCAAATCTACGACAGGATAAAGGACCCGATTTACGAGAGGGTCCGACCCTCGGACGTGATCAGCAAATCGCTCGATCAGTATCCAATGTCCAGGGCTGAACCTCAGGTGCCGATTTACAGACCTGGAAGAAGGGTCGTCAGTCGGAGAGCCAGCGAAGGCAGCGGAATGGCCAGCGAAGTCGAGTCTCAGGCCTACGGTAGCATGGACGCCCTCAAGTCCAGCACTCCTGGTTCCCGGCTGAGCATGGAGTCCAGGAGGGATTCGAGCCCTGCCAGCAAGGAGAGTCTCTCCTCGTACGACTCGAATTCAACCCTGACCGGCAACGAGTACTCCGACGATTCTGTTATCATGAACAGATTGAGGCGGAGCTTTGAACAGAAAGAGGAGTTTCTCAGGCGACCGAGTCAGCCGATCGGATGGCTCACACCCGAGGAGGAGTCGAAGCGTATTCAAAGGGAGTTTTACGCAAGGCCGCAAAAACTTCAACGACAAGTATGGCCTCCCAACGAACAGCAGGCCAGTAGACGGCAACATTCTCCGACGAGAAACTCCGTTGAGAGAAATACCAGGGCTCCCAAACCTACGAATCAAAGTTTGCAGAGAGTTAGAGGTGATTTGGACAGCGAAACTGAGTATTCTAATCAGCTTGACGGAgagaacgacgacgacgtcgacgacaacgacgatgacgacgaagATGACGGAGATCAGCCTGGCATAGAGGAGATTCAGGCGAAACGTGACCAGTTTTATTCCTCTCTTTACGACAGCAACGGTCAGTTCGTTaaagaaaatcatttcaaGTACGGACCGCCTGTCGCAGGAAACAATGGCAATAAGATTAACAACGACGCGCAGTTCAGATCTTCGAATACGAGGAGCGGCAACAAGGCTGCCTTTGTAACGACGCTGTCGAGGATACACGAGAATGTCACGTCGAACCAGCAGGGTGGTGGTCAGGATTTGAGGAACGGAACTTCGTCTCTTCCCTCCTCGCCCGGAccggaaaagaaaaataacgataaattttcCGTACCGCCTCAAGGATTACAGATTGTGTCTCGCAGGGCTAAGCAGTTTGAGTCGGGACGACTGCTCAGCGACGATGACGAGCCGACTAGTGATAGAACTAATTTGTACAAAAGTGAATTATCTAGGTTATCAAGTAAACGAAGTGTTCCTAATGTGGCTGttagaaaaagagaatttGAATCCAAAGCTGAGGCCAGAGAACCAAGGAGAATACCAGCtcatcgagagagcaaatcaCTCGAGTCCG GGAGAGAATTGTCGGGGAATAGAGTTATTCCTGTAGGCAGCAAGTACATCCATTGCGAACCGCCGGCTGGATATAGGGAAATAAGAG AAATGCCCGCGATGGAAACTGAATCCATGCATCTAAGGGCACGAAGTAACAGCGCGGAGTCTTGGGAGGCAGCGAATAGCACGTCGCGACGAAATGCAAGGCACACTTGGcagacggaagtcgaagaggAAGATGCGAAAAGAAACAAGGCTAAGCGTCAAGACAGTTACTTACAGGCGGTTAAAGCCCAGCTTG AGCGAGCACCCCAGCAAAGTCTGATGCGACGTCAAGACGCGATCCGCGAGGGTAACGCCGACGTCGACGGTCAACAAGTGTCTAAAACCGAGGATCCAAACGACCCGCTATTCCCCACGCCAATATTAGACCTGAATCAGAATTCCGAGACAAATAAGACAACCCCGAATATAATCGTTAGCTCGCCTCAGCCAGTCAGGCCCAATCAACTTTCCATCTCGAATCCTCTGAGACCCTCGGAAAGCCCAGAGAACGGCTCTGGCTTCCTTACACCTGCTGATACTGACGTGGAGACCCCAGAAGGCATTTCTCAGATCCTAG TTCCTGCACCAGTCCCATCGCCGACGAACGGCGTGGTTATCAGGCGACAGAAGTGCTCTAAGGCCCAGCAGAACA ATGACGAGGATCGAGCGACCAGGAGAGTTTCCTACCTGAAAGCTACGTGGAGTGAACGCATGCACGTCGACAGTGATCTTGAGCTCTCAGACTCCGAGCCAGTTCTCGCTTTAAGAAG CAACAGCATCGCTGGGGGTCACAGCAACTCGAGTGGCACCGTGAGTCTGAAAGACGCTGAACCCGTCGAGAGAGAAGGACCTCTTCACGTTAAATACACCGTCCTCGAAGGAAAG cgATCCACAGACCGTTCATGGAAGCAAGTCTGGGGAGTACTGCGAGGTCCGATTCTTTACTTTTACAAGGATCGTCACAGTCAG AGTCCGTCGTCGACGGGCGATGGCGATGCCGGACAAAACGTCGACGTACGATGTTCTCTGGTCGACGTTGCCGAGGATTATACAAAGAGAAAACACGTCCTCAGGGTCGCCAATCCAGCCGCCGAAGTTTTGCTTCAATCCGAGGATGCCGCCTCCATGGCTCTCTGGCTTCGCGCCCTCCACAAACACGCGGCGACCGAGAAATCATCC GACACTGCCACAAGTACGTCCAAACAGCAAGCGGTTCCTCAAACTCCGGGACCAACGACACCAAGCGCGACGGCTCAAGGCAGTCAGCGGTCGAGTCCATTGCCAAGTCACAAGGGAATCAGGAAATTCACGTCGTTCAGGAATCGATCTCCGACCGGGCAATCTCCTGTTAACAAAACGAGGAAGCCCAGTCAAACTATGGAAAACTTACCGTCGCCAAAAAGTAAAACTTGGAAGGGCAGGGTCGCCAAACAACTTAGGCGAATGCATGGCCAGGCTGAATCTCCGTCTTCTCCGACCTCTCAGCTGCCCCCCGAAGGTGCCACATTCAAGATTCCGCTGGAGCTGTGCCGACCA TCCACATTCTCCGAGTATGTACCGCTGATTGTGGAAATGTGTACCAGAATAGTTGAAGAGCGAGGACTTGAGGTTATTGGAATATACAGAGTACCAGGCAACACAGCTGCTATATCCCAACTGACTGAAAGTGTGAACAAGGGATTTCAGAATATCAATTTACAG gATCCAAGGTGGAGCGACGTCAACGTGATATCATCGCTGCTGAAATCGTTTTTCCGTCAGCTTCCGGATTCTCTATTAACCGCCGATCTTTATCCAATGTTTATAGACGCGGATAAGATAGAGGATCCTCAAAGGAGGATGGCGacgataagaaaattattgCGTGATTTGCCAGAACACCATTTTGAGACATTGAAGTATTTACTGTTTCATTTAAAGAAGATCGTTGAGCACAGTGAAGTGAATAAAATGGAGGCTAAAAACTTGGCTATTGTATTCGGACCGACTTTAGTTAGGGCCAGCGGTTCCAGGGACAACATGGTCACCATGGTTACCGACATGTCCCACCAATGCCGAATTGTTGAGAGCTTGTTGAATAAC GTCGATTGGTTCTTTTCTGAAGAGGATTTGGACGATCTGAGCAGATTGAGCGTCAATCTGAGCCTTCCAGCAGATGGAAGTGAAGTTGAACCGACATCCATCATAAATCACAATCTCCTCCTGAACAATATCCATAAAGTTGAAG GCATGCGCGAAATGGTCTCAGCTAGGGATATTGTATCCTCAATCATATCCGCAGCTAACAGGAAAATTCAGAGGAGACGAAAGGGACAGGATGAACCAGACAACGAAGAACATGACGACGATAAG TCAAGAACGCAACAACAAGTTGAAAACTCCGCCGCATCAAGACAAAGCATGGCAATGGCCGAACGTCAATGTACAGTGAGCGAAATGGTGTCGATGCACGAGAATAAGAGTCAATCGAATCAGTCGGCAAGTTCTAGTGACAGTAACACTAATTTTTCGGGAAATAGTAGCGCGACAAATTCTACCTTGACTCAACCTAAGTACTCGACGAGCCAGCAAATCGGTACTACGACATCGTCCGAATCTCCCAGAATCTCAGACGACGTTAGTCAGAGTACTTTCGATACGATATCAAATATATCTAATTTTTCGAACGATACGAAGCAAAGTAACGACGAAGTTGCCATAAGAACGTACGCCGGATTGAGCGCTACTACGCAAGAAAGAATAAGGAAATTTGAACAGGAGACTAAGGCGATGCTGCAAAGGGACCAACCTCGGCAGAGACGCGAGGCGGAAAAACGTgaggaggaaagaaaaagaattgaaatggAATGGCAGTTGGCAAAACAAGAAATGGAGAATGACGACCTTTTGGACAATATTGTCGTTGGAGCCGTGACGCCCACTTTTTTTACCGAAAGATTATCCAGCTCCAATACCAGACTTTCTGGTAGATCGATAGATGTCAACGATAGCTGTAACCAGTCGAGAACTACAGCTACGGCGCGAATACTGCCGATATCAGTTGCCGTGCAACAGCAACCAACGTCACAACAAAAAGCTCAGGCAAGCAGCCAGCTTTCTAGCATATTAGGGGAGAAGATGAATAACGGGgtcgttaaaaaattcaagactGACAAGGAG cCATCAATGGATTCTTTGTACCTTCCGCCGGCACGTTACGGCAGCCTCGACTCCCTGCACGAAGTTCACTCGCATACATCACTTTCGCCATCGCATCAGCATCGCGGTTTACCCGGAGACGTTTCTGACGATG GTAGCGATCTTTTGACTAGCCTCACGTCGACCTTTGACAGAAAATGGAAATCACTTGTGAATCCACCGAGTCAGTTGACGCCGTCCGATCCACCCCCAAACAAACGAGATAGCAGCTGCAATAATTGTTCTACGAATCATCAACCTGCGGAGGTCTATCGAGATCCCAGCCTCCACAAAACCTCTACAGGAGACAAGATACGTCCCCCACACACCAAAAAT GATATTCCAGAAAAAGACACGGACTCCAGTGTTATTTCTGACCCGACTACGCCCGATAACGACCGAACCATTCGTAATAAATTACCGGAAACAAATATAACTGTAAATTTATTACCGGAAAATAATACGGTGATAGATGCTgcagaaaaagatgaaaatccAAAGAAAAGCAACTCAAAGACTGATGTATCCGATCTGCCTTACAGTTCAAAAGTAAAACGTTTTGAATCCATAAGTAAAGTTGAAAAACCTAAAATTCAAAGCGGGAACGCCGGTTTGGCGTGCAGCAGCGATACCAAATTAGATGAAGCAAAATGTCCGGATACAGACGATGTTGATACTTCGTATTCAAACAAGTTACAGAAGTTTGAAAGCCTCAGTAAAAGCAACTCGGACACGAGATCGAGATTAAAGAGGTCAGAATCCTTGAATAAGAAATCGGACAACGTTACGTCGAAGTTGAAGCGATCGGAGAGCCTGAACAAACATTCGGATCGATTAGCTTCTCCTACCAATAGCAAATTAAAACGTTCGGAAAGCTTGAACAAACACTCTGACAGATCCGAATCGCCGAATAGTAAATTGAAGCGTTCGGAATCTCTAACTAAAACTGAGAAAACGGAATGTAATATAAGCAAGCGCAGACAGTCGGTGAGAAAAGAAGGTGCTACGaagttgaagagaaaaaacggaATGCCTGAACGATCCATAAAGAGGAGACACACGGTTGGCGGAACCAAggatttcgacaaagttcatTGGCTAGACAATAAGCTGCAAACGGAGGCTGAAAAGGTCATAAAAAACGACAGCAAGCCAACGAAGAGTCAACTTCGGACCAGCTCACCGGATTTGAGCAGTAATCGCGTCAACGTTGCCGATACCAGCTTTTTAATCGAAGTCAGCTTCCGAGGACCCAGCAATGTTGTTTTCAATGTTACTAATGCACGCCCGCAATCGCTACCGGACGCTAATCTTGCTTCGAAAGTATTTAAGGTTCCTCTTGAGAGCCATGTTTAA